The following coding sequences lie in one Arachis hypogaea cultivar Tifrunner chromosome 9, arahy.Tifrunner.gnm2.J5K5, whole genome shotgun sequence genomic window:
- the LOC112711062 gene encoding uncharacterized protein isoform X7 codes for MVWVSALIFVGFILGVAAVLAAQALALFFILKRLRFKADRDQSRIAASQPPPAELDPLQSLDFVSKKQGVLWVLESEEVWRSWLDKPSKEQKRKRELLEVSPIKMYGQIKGQSLLLKESDGLQRTIELKGCTVQAVSASSFSSRKWAKRFPIKLESKGSAIYDGSKTLYIYLETSWEKEAWCKALHLVSCDQKDKIKWFSQLHEEFHNYLTSLNSVFHSFMKPSAGISVDTVERSSKPDSASSKVRQLLKKFSKRTSRVGLEHKSSSALLLGHDEKKYSEKLRAGQDAVLATGLMKNAPTGKHKSSLVVDDADAEEKFGIDEGTLCWNLLISRLFFDVKGNTELKKSIQSRIQRSLSNMRTPSYIGEVICTDINTGNVPPCIARMRVLPMELSEVWAFEVDIEYSGGVVVEIETRLEVGELETEDSNPEVSDGGAVPSDLLEGFEDLGKQLNLEERKNDLQEEKEDDDDWNTADVSKSFKKILSSSTGSRWKSILKSLAKQVSQVPLSLAIKVESLRGTLRLHVKPPPSDQLWYGFTSMPDIDFSLESSVGERKIASGHIASYLINRIKVESVTWIQDVIASCPFIGMRQFYVGCCKPNTTLHGSKDVIASWPCIDKFYVGCHKRNSTIGYLNLDRVYIYRRCQ; via the exons ATGGTGTGGGTATCTGCACTGATTTTTGTTGGCTTCATTCTTGGGGTTGCGGCGGTTCTTGCGGCCCAAGCTCTCGCACTCTTCTTCATCCTCAAACGACTGCGTTTTAAGGCCGATAGAGACCAATCCCGAATCGCTGCTTCCCAACCACCACCCGCTGAGCTCGATCCTCTCCAGTCTCTCGATTTCGTCTCCAAGAAGCAG GGTGTTCTATGGGTTCTAGAGTCAGAAGAAGTTTGGAGATCATGGCTGGATAAACCAtcaaaagaacaaaaaagaaaaagggagctCTTAGAGGTTTCCCCTATCAAAATGTATGGGCAGATCAAGGGTCAATCGCTTCTTCTAAAAGAGTCTGATGGTTTGCAGAGAACAATTGAACTCAAGGGCTGCACAGTTCAGGCTGTGTCAGCTTCAAGCTTTTCTTCAAGAAAATG GGCAAAAAGGTTCCCCATCAAATTAGAAAGTAAGGGCTCTGCAATATATGATGGAAGCAAAACCCTCTACATATATCTCGAAACTTCATGGGAGAAAGAAGCCTGGTGTAAAGCTCTCCATCTGGTTTCATGTGATCAAAAGGATAAAATCAAATGGTTCTCCCAGTTGCATGAAGAATTTCATAATTATTTAACATCCTTAAATTCTGTATTTCATTCTTTTATGAAACCATCAGCAGGAATAAGTGTTGATACGGTAGAAAGATCTAGTAAGCCTGATAGTGCTTCCTCAAAGGTTCGTCAACTTTTGAAGAAGTTTTCGAAAAGAACTTCCCGGGTTGGTTTGGAACATAAATCAAGTTCAGCTTTATTGTTAGGCCATGACGAAAAAAAGTACAGTGAGAAGCTTCGTGCTGGTCAAGATGCAGTTTTGGCCACTGGATTGATGAAAAATGCTCCAACAGGAAAGCATAAGAGTTCCTTGGTAGTAGATGATGCTGATGCTGAGGAGAAGTTTGGCATTGATGAGGGAACATTATGTTGGAATCTGTTGATTTCTCGACTATTTTTTGATGTCAAAGGAAACACAGAGTTGAAGAAATCGATTCAATCACGGATTCAG AGATCATTGTCCAATATGAGGACTCCCAGCTATATTGGTGAAGTCATCTGTACTGACATCAATACTGGGAATGTTCCACCTTGTATAGCTAGAATGAGGGTTCTTCCTATGGAACTGAGTGAGGTATGGGCCTTTGAAGTTGACATTGAATATTCTGGAGGTGTGGTGGTAGAGATCGAAACAAGGCTTGAAGTTGGCGAACTTGAAACAGAGGACTCAAATCCAGAGGTAAGTGATGGAGGAGCTGTCCCATCAGATCTTCTTGAAGGTTTTGAAGATTTAggaaaacaattgaatcttgaggAAAGAAAGAATGATTtacaagaggaaaaagaagacgATGATGATTGGAACACTG CAGATGTGTCTAAGAGCTTTAAGAAGATTTTGTCTTCCTCAACTGGTTCAAGATGGAAATCTATATTAAAGTCTCTTGCCAAACAGGTTTCACAG GTTCCGCTCTCTTTGGCAATAAAGGTAGAATCCCTCAGAGGGACATTGCGTTTGCATGTAAAGCCACCTCCGTCTGATCAACTCTGGTACGGTTTCACATCAATGCCAGATATTGATTTTAGCTTGGAGTCATCTGTTGGAGAACGTAAGATAGCTAGTGGGCACATTGCTTCGTACCTCATCAATAGAATAAAG GTGGAGTCGGTTACATGGATCCAAGACGTCATTGCGTCATGTCCATTCATTGGGATGCGACAGTTTTACGTTGGTTGTTGCAAACCTAACACAACCCTACATGGATCCAAAGACGTCATTGCGTCATGGCCATGCATAGACAAATTTTATGTTGGTTGTCATAAGCGTAACTCGACCATAGGCTATTTAAACTTAGACCGAGTTTACATATATCGCAGGTGTCAGTAA
- the LOC112711062 gene encoding uncharacterized protein isoform X6, whose translation MVWVSALIFVGFILGVAAVLAAQALALFFILKRLRFKADRDQSRIAASQPPPAELDPLQSLDFVSKKQGVLWVLESEEVWRSWLDKPSKEQKRKRELLEVSPIKMYGQIKGQSLLLKESDGLQRTIELKGCTVQAVSASSFSSRKWAKRFPIKLESKGSAIYDGSKTLYIYLETSWEKEAWCKALHLVSCDQKDKIKWFSQLHEEFHNYLTSLNSVFHSFMKPSAGISVDTVERSSKPDSASSKVRQLLKKFSKRTSRVGLEHKSSSALLLGHDEKKYSEKLRAGQDAVLATGLMKNAPTGKHKSSLVVDDADAEEKFGIDEGTLCWNLLISRLFFDVKGNTELKKSIQSRIQQFRHGLVVIVHYLLISLWLLLESYIGEVICTDINTGNVPPCIARMRVLPMELSEVWAFEVDIEYSGGVVVEIETRLEVGELETEDSNPEVSDGGAVPSDLLEGFEDLGKQLNLEERKNDLQEEKEDDDDWNTDVSKSFKKILSSSTGSRWKSILKSLAKQVSQVPLSLAIKVESLRGTLRLHVKPPPSDQLWYGFTSMPDIDFSLESSVGERKIASGHIASYLINRIKVESVTWIQDVIASCPFIGMRQFYVGCCKPNTTLHGSKDVIASWPCIDKFYVGCHKRNSTIGYLNLDRVYIYRRCQ comes from the exons ATGGTGTGGGTATCTGCACTGATTTTTGTTGGCTTCATTCTTGGGGTTGCGGCGGTTCTTGCGGCCCAAGCTCTCGCACTCTTCTTCATCCTCAAACGACTGCGTTTTAAGGCCGATAGAGACCAATCCCGAATCGCTGCTTCCCAACCACCACCCGCTGAGCTCGATCCTCTCCAGTCTCTCGATTTCGTCTCCAAGAAGCAG GGTGTTCTATGGGTTCTAGAGTCAGAAGAAGTTTGGAGATCATGGCTGGATAAACCAtcaaaagaacaaaaaagaaaaagggagctCTTAGAGGTTTCCCCTATCAAAATGTATGGGCAGATCAAGGGTCAATCGCTTCTTCTAAAAGAGTCTGATGGTTTGCAGAGAACAATTGAACTCAAGGGCTGCACAGTTCAGGCTGTGTCAGCTTCAAGCTTTTCTTCAAGAAAATG GGCAAAAAGGTTCCCCATCAAATTAGAAAGTAAGGGCTCTGCAATATATGATGGAAGCAAAACCCTCTACATATATCTCGAAACTTCATGGGAGAAAGAAGCCTGGTGTAAAGCTCTCCATCTGGTTTCATGTGATCAAAAGGATAAAATCAAATGGTTCTCCCAGTTGCATGAAGAATTTCATAATTATTTAACATCCTTAAATTCTGTATTTCATTCTTTTATGAAACCATCAGCAGGAATAAGTGTTGATACGGTAGAAAGATCTAGTAAGCCTGATAGTGCTTCCTCAAAGGTTCGTCAACTTTTGAAGAAGTTTTCGAAAAGAACTTCCCGGGTTGGTTTGGAACATAAATCAAGTTCAGCTTTATTGTTAGGCCATGACGAAAAAAAGTACAGTGAGAAGCTTCGTGCTGGTCAAGATGCAGTTTTGGCCACTGGATTGATGAAAAATGCTCCAACAGGAAAGCATAAGAGTTCCTTGGTAGTAGATGATGCTGATGCTGAGGAGAAGTTTGGCATTGATGAGGGAACATTATGTTGGAATCTGTTGATTTCTCGACTATTTTTTGATGTCAAAGGAAACACAGAGTTGAAGAAATCGATTCAATCACGGATTCAG CAATTCCGTCATGGACTTGTGGTCATAGTGCACTACTTGTTAATTTCATTATGGTTGCTGCTAGAGAG CTATATTGGTGAAGTCATCTGTACTGACATCAATACTGGGAATGTTCCACCTTGTATAGCTAGAATGAGGGTTCTTCCTATGGAACTGAGTGAGGTATGGGCCTTTGAAGTTGACATTGAATATTCTGGAGGTGTGGTGGTAGAGATCGAAACAAGGCTTGAAGTTGGCGAACTTGAAACAGAGGACTCAAATCCAGAGGTAAGTGATGGAGGAGCTGTCCCATCAGATCTTCTTGAAGGTTTTGAAGATTTAggaaaacaattgaatcttgaggAAAGAAAGAATGATTtacaagaggaaaaagaagacgATGATGATTGGAACACTG ATGTGTCTAAGAGCTTTAAGAAGATTTTGTCTTCCTCAACTGGTTCAAGATGGAAATCTATATTAAAGTCTCTTGCCAAACAGGTTTCACAG GTTCCGCTCTCTTTGGCAATAAAGGTAGAATCCCTCAGAGGGACATTGCGTTTGCATGTAAAGCCACCTCCGTCTGATCAACTCTGGTACGGTTTCACATCAATGCCAGATATTGATTTTAGCTTGGAGTCATCTGTTGGAGAACGTAAGATAGCTAGTGGGCACATTGCTTCGTACCTCATCAATAGAATAAAG GTGGAGTCGGTTACATGGATCCAAGACGTCATTGCGTCATGTCCATTCATTGGGATGCGACAGTTTTACGTTGGTTGTTGCAAACCTAACACAACCCTACATGGATCCAAAGACGTCATTGCGTCATGGCCATGCATAGACAAATTTTATGTTGGTTGTCATAAGCGTAACTCGACCATAGGCTATTTAAACTTAGACCGAGTTTACATATATCGCAGGTGTCAGTAA
- the LOC112711062 gene encoding uncharacterized protein isoform X5: MVWVSALIFVGFILGVAAVLAAQALALFFILKRLRFKADRDQSRIAASQPPPAELDPLQSLDFVSKKQGVLWVLESEEVWRSWLDKPSKEQKRKRELLEVSPIKMYGQIKGQSLLLKESDGLQRTIELKGCTVQAVSASSFSSRKWAKRFPIKLESKGSAIYDGSKTLYIYLETSWEKEAWCKALHLVSCDQKDKIKWFSQLHEEFHNYLTSLNSVFHSFMKPSAGISVDTVERSSKPDSASSKVRQLLKKFSKRTSRVGLEHKSSSALLLGHDEKKYSEKLRAGQDAVLATGLMKNAPTGKHKSSLVVDDADAEEKFGIDEGTLCWNLLISRLFFDVKGNTELKKSIQSRIQQFRHGLVVIVHYLLISLWLLLESYIGEVICTDINTGNVPPCIARMRVLPMELSEVWAFEVDIEYSGGVVVEIETRLEVGELETEDSNPEVSDGGAVPSDLLEGFEDLGKQLNLEERKNDLQEEKEDDDDWNTADVSKSFKKILSSSTGSRWKSILKSLAKQVSQVPLSLAIKVESLRGTLRLHVKPPPSDQLWYGFTSMPDIDFSLESSVGERKIASGHIASYLINRIKVESVTWIQDVIASCPFIGMRQFYVGCCKPNTTLHGSKDVIASWPCIDKFYVGCHKRNSTIGYLNLDRVYIYRRCQ, encoded by the exons ATGGTGTGGGTATCTGCACTGATTTTTGTTGGCTTCATTCTTGGGGTTGCGGCGGTTCTTGCGGCCCAAGCTCTCGCACTCTTCTTCATCCTCAAACGACTGCGTTTTAAGGCCGATAGAGACCAATCCCGAATCGCTGCTTCCCAACCACCACCCGCTGAGCTCGATCCTCTCCAGTCTCTCGATTTCGTCTCCAAGAAGCAG GGTGTTCTATGGGTTCTAGAGTCAGAAGAAGTTTGGAGATCATGGCTGGATAAACCAtcaaaagaacaaaaaagaaaaagggagctCTTAGAGGTTTCCCCTATCAAAATGTATGGGCAGATCAAGGGTCAATCGCTTCTTCTAAAAGAGTCTGATGGTTTGCAGAGAACAATTGAACTCAAGGGCTGCACAGTTCAGGCTGTGTCAGCTTCAAGCTTTTCTTCAAGAAAATG GGCAAAAAGGTTCCCCATCAAATTAGAAAGTAAGGGCTCTGCAATATATGATGGAAGCAAAACCCTCTACATATATCTCGAAACTTCATGGGAGAAAGAAGCCTGGTGTAAAGCTCTCCATCTGGTTTCATGTGATCAAAAGGATAAAATCAAATGGTTCTCCCAGTTGCATGAAGAATTTCATAATTATTTAACATCCTTAAATTCTGTATTTCATTCTTTTATGAAACCATCAGCAGGAATAAGTGTTGATACGGTAGAAAGATCTAGTAAGCCTGATAGTGCTTCCTCAAAGGTTCGTCAACTTTTGAAGAAGTTTTCGAAAAGAACTTCCCGGGTTGGTTTGGAACATAAATCAAGTTCAGCTTTATTGTTAGGCCATGACGAAAAAAAGTACAGTGAGAAGCTTCGTGCTGGTCAAGATGCAGTTTTGGCCACTGGATTGATGAAAAATGCTCCAACAGGAAAGCATAAGAGTTCCTTGGTAGTAGATGATGCTGATGCTGAGGAGAAGTTTGGCATTGATGAGGGAACATTATGTTGGAATCTGTTGATTTCTCGACTATTTTTTGATGTCAAAGGAAACACAGAGTTGAAGAAATCGATTCAATCACGGATTCAG CAATTCCGTCATGGACTTGTGGTCATAGTGCACTACTTGTTAATTTCATTATGGTTGCTGCTAGAGAG CTATATTGGTGAAGTCATCTGTACTGACATCAATACTGGGAATGTTCCACCTTGTATAGCTAGAATGAGGGTTCTTCCTATGGAACTGAGTGAGGTATGGGCCTTTGAAGTTGACATTGAATATTCTGGAGGTGTGGTGGTAGAGATCGAAACAAGGCTTGAAGTTGGCGAACTTGAAACAGAGGACTCAAATCCAGAGGTAAGTGATGGAGGAGCTGTCCCATCAGATCTTCTTGAAGGTTTTGAAGATTTAggaaaacaattgaatcttgaggAAAGAAAGAATGATTtacaagaggaaaaagaagacgATGATGATTGGAACACTG CAGATGTGTCTAAGAGCTTTAAGAAGATTTTGTCTTCCTCAACTGGTTCAAGATGGAAATCTATATTAAAGTCTCTTGCCAAACAGGTTTCACAG GTTCCGCTCTCTTTGGCAATAAAGGTAGAATCCCTCAGAGGGACATTGCGTTTGCATGTAAAGCCACCTCCGTCTGATCAACTCTGGTACGGTTTCACATCAATGCCAGATATTGATTTTAGCTTGGAGTCATCTGTTGGAGAACGTAAGATAGCTAGTGGGCACATTGCTTCGTACCTCATCAATAGAATAAAG GTGGAGTCGGTTACATGGATCCAAGACGTCATTGCGTCATGTCCATTCATTGGGATGCGACAGTTTTACGTTGGTTGTTGCAAACCTAACACAACCCTACATGGATCCAAAGACGTCATTGCGTCATGGCCATGCATAGACAAATTTTATGTTGGTTGTCATAAGCGTAACTCGACCATAGGCTATTTAAACTTAGACCGAGTTTACATATATCGCAGGTGTCAGTAA
- the LOC112711062 gene encoding uncharacterized protein isoform X8, producing the protein MVWVSALIFVGFILGVAAVLAAQALALFFILKRLRFKADRDQSRIAASQPPPAELDPLQSLDFVSKKQGVLWVLESEEVWRSWLDKPSKEQKRKRELLEVSPIKMYGQIKGQSLLLKESDGLQRTIELKGCTVQAVSASSFSSRKWAKRFPIKLESKGSAIYDGSKTLYIYLETSWEKEAWCKALHLVSCDQKDKIKWFSQLHEEFHNYLTSLNSVFHSFMKPSAGISVDTVERSSKPDSASSKVRQLLKKFSKRTSRVGLEHKSSSALLLGHDEKKYSEKLRAGQDAVLATGLMKNAPTGKHKSSLVVDDADAEEKFGIDEGTLCWNLLISRLFFDVKGNTELKKSIQSRIQRSLSNMRTPSYIGEVICTDINTGNVPPCIARMRVLPMELSEVWAFEVDIEYSGGVVVEIETRLEVGELETEDSNPEVSDGGAVPSDLLEGFEDLGKQLNLEERKNDLQEEKEDDDDWNTDVSKSFKKILSSSTGSRWKSILKSLAKQVSQVPLSLAIKVESLRGTLRLHVKPPPSDQLWYGFTSMPDIDFSLESSVGERKIASGHIASYLINRIKVESVTWIQDVIASCPFIGMRQFYVGCCKPNTTLHGSKDVIASWPCIDKFYVGCHKRNSTIGYLNLDRVYIYRRCQ; encoded by the exons ATGGTGTGGGTATCTGCACTGATTTTTGTTGGCTTCATTCTTGGGGTTGCGGCGGTTCTTGCGGCCCAAGCTCTCGCACTCTTCTTCATCCTCAAACGACTGCGTTTTAAGGCCGATAGAGACCAATCCCGAATCGCTGCTTCCCAACCACCACCCGCTGAGCTCGATCCTCTCCAGTCTCTCGATTTCGTCTCCAAGAAGCAG GGTGTTCTATGGGTTCTAGAGTCAGAAGAAGTTTGGAGATCATGGCTGGATAAACCAtcaaaagaacaaaaaagaaaaagggagctCTTAGAGGTTTCCCCTATCAAAATGTATGGGCAGATCAAGGGTCAATCGCTTCTTCTAAAAGAGTCTGATGGTTTGCAGAGAACAATTGAACTCAAGGGCTGCACAGTTCAGGCTGTGTCAGCTTCAAGCTTTTCTTCAAGAAAATG GGCAAAAAGGTTCCCCATCAAATTAGAAAGTAAGGGCTCTGCAATATATGATGGAAGCAAAACCCTCTACATATATCTCGAAACTTCATGGGAGAAAGAAGCCTGGTGTAAAGCTCTCCATCTGGTTTCATGTGATCAAAAGGATAAAATCAAATGGTTCTCCCAGTTGCATGAAGAATTTCATAATTATTTAACATCCTTAAATTCTGTATTTCATTCTTTTATGAAACCATCAGCAGGAATAAGTGTTGATACGGTAGAAAGATCTAGTAAGCCTGATAGTGCTTCCTCAAAGGTTCGTCAACTTTTGAAGAAGTTTTCGAAAAGAACTTCCCGGGTTGGTTTGGAACATAAATCAAGTTCAGCTTTATTGTTAGGCCATGACGAAAAAAAGTACAGTGAGAAGCTTCGTGCTGGTCAAGATGCAGTTTTGGCCACTGGATTGATGAAAAATGCTCCAACAGGAAAGCATAAGAGTTCCTTGGTAGTAGATGATGCTGATGCTGAGGAGAAGTTTGGCATTGATGAGGGAACATTATGTTGGAATCTGTTGATTTCTCGACTATTTTTTGATGTCAAAGGAAACACAGAGTTGAAGAAATCGATTCAATCACGGATTCAG AGATCATTGTCCAATATGAGGACTCCCAGCTATATTGGTGAAGTCATCTGTACTGACATCAATACTGGGAATGTTCCACCTTGTATAGCTAGAATGAGGGTTCTTCCTATGGAACTGAGTGAGGTATGGGCCTTTGAAGTTGACATTGAATATTCTGGAGGTGTGGTGGTAGAGATCGAAACAAGGCTTGAAGTTGGCGAACTTGAAACAGAGGACTCAAATCCAGAGGTAAGTGATGGAGGAGCTGTCCCATCAGATCTTCTTGAAGGTTTTGAAGATTTAggaaaacaattgaatcttgaggAAAGAAAGAATGATTtacaagaggaaaaagaagacgATGATGATTGGAACACTG ATGTGTCTAAGAGCTTTAAGAAGATTTTGTCTTCCTCAACTGGTTCAAGATGGAAATCTATATTAAAGTCTCTTGCCAAACAGGTTTCACAG GTTCCGCTCTCTTTGGCAATAAAGGTAGAATCCCTCAGAGGGACATTGCGTTTGCATGTAAAGCCACCTCCGTCTGATCAACTCTGGTACGGTTTCACATCAATGCCAGATATTGATTTTAGCTTGGAGTCATCTGTTGGAGAACGTAAGATAGCTAGTGGGCACATTGCTTCGTACCTCATCAATAGAATAAAG GTGGAGTCGGTTACATGGATCCAAGACGTCATTGCGTCATGTCCATTCATTGGGATGCGACAGTTTTACGTTGGTTGTTGCAAACCTAACACAACCCTACATGGATCCAAAGACGTCATTGCGTCATGGCCATGCATAGACAAATTTTATGTTGGTTGTCATAAGCGTAACTCGACCATAGGCTATTTAAACTTAGACCGAGTTTACATATATCGCAGGTGTCAGTAA